One genomic window of Elaeis guineensis isolate ETL-2024a chromosome 2, EG11, whole genome shotgun sequence includes the following:
- the LOC105044964 gene encoding LOW QUALITY PROTEIN: two-pore potassium channel 3 (The sequence of the model RefSeq protein was modified relative to this genomic sequence to represent the inferred CDS: inserted 1 base in 1 codon) codes for MDKTEPLLPTSTPRRKLLPSTPPSSILCSLPEDGEISIPFSPSPSSSXPSLKERLIFGSSSDLQSSICPEALSLITSPSTTSTPSPPIVPSDHRLPIIPRSPVAASAAAAEGPSSSSSWLTDPSALAMGRSNLHRSRTAPAMSAIDAHDQQPPSASPRRPSIVGQAIALLAIYLSLGVLVYTLNRSHFAAAETQPVVDALYFCIVTMCTIGYGDITPATPTAKIFSITFVLVGFGFVDILLSGMVSYVLDLQESLLLGAVANPQHNRNGAPGAKHHYRRDVARHYIVDVKKGRMRIRMKVALALGVVLLCIGVGTAVLRFVEHLGWLDSFYLSVMSVTTVGYGDRAFKTMPGRLFASLWLLVSTLAVARAFLYLAEARIDKRHRMIAKWVLSRDMTIAEFLAADIDNNGFVTKSEFVIYKLKEMGKVSEKDIMQICDQFDKLDTGKCGKITLSDLIEGHH; via the exons ATGGATAAAACGGAGCCGCTCCTCCCCACCAGCACTCCTAGAAGAAAGCTTCTCCCCTCCACTCCCCCCTCCTCCATCCTCTGCTCCCTCCCCGAAGACGGCGAGATCTCCATCCCCTTCTCCCCTTCCCCTTCCTCCT CCCCTTCCCTCAAAGAACGCCTCATCTTCGGCTCCTCCTCCGACCTCCAATCTTCCATCTGTCCCGAAGCCCTTTCCCTCATCACCTCCCCCTCCACCACCTCCACCCCATCACCCCCAATCGTACCATCCGACCACCGACTTCCCATCATCCCCAGATCTCCGGTCGCTGCCTCAGCGGCAGCGGCGGAAGGCCCGTCGTCGTCGTCGTCATGGCTGACGGACCCGTCGGCGTTGGCCATGGGGCGGAGCAACCTGCACAGGTCGCGCACCGCCCCGGCCATGTCGGCCATCGACGCCCACGACCAGCAGCCGCCGTCGGCGTCCCCCCGCCGCCCCTCCATCGTGGGGCAGGCCATCGCCCTCCTTGCCATCTACCTCTCCCTAGGCGTCCTCGTCTATACCCTCAACCGCTCCCACTTCGCCGCCGCCGAGACCCAGCCCGTCGTCGACGCCCTCTACTTCTGTATCGTCACCATGTGCACCATCGGCTACGGCGACATCACACCCGCTACCCCCACCGCCAAGATCTTCTCCATCACCTTCGTCCTCGTCGGCTTCGGCTTCGTCGACATCCTCCTCTCAGGCATGGTCTCCTACGTCCTGGACCTCCAGGAGTCCCTCCTCCTCGGCGCCGTCGCCAACCCCCAGCACAACCGCAACGGCGCCCCCGGGGCCAAGCACCACTACCGTCGGGACGTCGCTCGCCACTACATCGTCGACGTCAAGAAGGGCCGCATGCGCATCCGCATGAAGGTCGCCCTTGCCCTCGGAGTCGTCTTGCTCTGCATCGGCGTCGGCACCGCCGTGCTCCGCTTCGTCGAGCACCTCGGCTGGCTCGACTCCTTCTACCTCTCCGTCATGTCCGTCACCACCGTCGGCTACGGGGACCGCGCCTTCAAGACCATGCCCGGCCGGCTCTTTGCATCGCTGTGGCTCCTCGTGTCCACGCTCGCCGTGGCCCGTGCCTTCCTCTACCTGGCCGAGGCCAGGATAGATAAGAGGCACCGAATGATTGCAAAGTGGGTGCTTTCCAGGGACATGACCATCGCCGAGTTcctcgccgccgacatcgacaacaacGGTTTTGTCAC TAAATCAGAGTTCGTCATTTACAAACTGAAGGAGATGGGGAAGGTATCTGAAAAGGACATCATGCAGATCTGCGATCAGTTTGATAAACTAGACACTGGAAAATGTGGAAAAATTACACTTTCTGATCTTATCGAGGGTCATCACTAA